One stretch of Armigeres subalbatus isolate Guangzhou_Male chromosome 2, GZ_Asu_2, whole genome shotgun sequence DNA includes these proteins:
- the LOC134213815 gene encoding serine palmitoyltransferase 2 has translation MPELMKNGHALHNGTALNGHHVRSRFSEHQQTNGTKNISNGFSKHQPESLQQTKHDHGMEYPKSSYEQVPLHTACFTYLGFYLLMILGYINQLFFTPKVATEKHRDGYVPLYDAFEKFYLRYVYRRVKDCWNRPICSVPGSEVTLKDRITNDYGWSFEFTGTETRCLNLGSYNYLGFAQNEGPCADEAEESIKAYGLAACSSRREIGTNPLHVELEQLTARFLGVEDSIVFGMGFATNSLNIPTLISPGCLVVSDEKNHASIILGLRLSGAVTKVFNHNSMKDLERVLQESIAAGQPKTGKPWKKILIIVEGVFSMEGSIVKLPEIVALKKKYKAYIYLDEAHSIGATGPSGRGVLDFYGVDPNDIDILMGTFTKSFGSAGGYIAGNKKLINFLRVHSHAHCYASSMSPPVTQQILTSMKTIMGLDGTNEGSKRIDQLARNTRYFRKRLAQIGVITYGHEDSPVVPMLVYLFSKIGAVVRTLTSRNIAVVGVGFPATPIMEGRIRFCLSAAHTKEQLDYALSVIDEISDTLGLKYSRKPRDTRTIEY, from the exons ATGCCAGAACTGATGAAGAACGGCCACGCCTTGCACAATGGCACGGCGTTGAATGGTCATCACGTCCGGTCCCGGTTCTCGGAGCATCAGCAAACCAATGGCACCAAGAACATCTCG AATGGCTTCAGCAAACACCAGCCCGAATCGCTGCAGCAAACGAAACACGATCATGGTATGGAGTATCCGAAATCGTCGTATGAGCAGGTGCCACTCCACACCGCCTGTTTTACTTACCTGGGCTTTTATCTGCTCATGATACTCGGTTACATAAATCAGTTGTTCTTCACCCCGAAGGTGGCAACCGAGAAGCACCGAGAC GGTTACGTGCCACTGTACGATGCGTTCGAAAAGTTCTATCTTAGATACGTCTATCGACGGGTGAAAGACTGTTGGAACAGACCCATCTGTAGTGTGCCGGGCTCGGAGGTGACCCTCAAGGACCGAATTACTAATGACTACGGGTGGTCGTTCGA GTTCACCGGCACCGAGACAAGATGCTTAAACCTGGGATCGTACAACTATCTCGGCTTTGCCCAGAACGAGGGACCGTGTGCAGATGAAGCGGAAGAATCCATCAAAGCCTACGGGTTGGCAGCTTGTAGCTCGCGGCGGGAAATTG GAACTAACCCGCTGCACGTGGAGCTGGAACAACTGACGGCCAGATTTCTCGGCGTGGAGGATTCCATTGTGTTCGGGATGGGCTTCGCCACCAACTCGCTCAACATTCCCACACTTATCTCCCCTGGTTGCCTGGTGGTCAGTGACGAGAAGAATCATGCTTCGATCATTCTTGGCCTACGGCTGTCCGGAGCAGTCACAAAAGTGTTCAACCACAACAGTATGAAGGACTTGGAACGTGTTCTACAGGAGTCAATTGCCGCTGGTCAACCCAAAACGGGAAAACCGTGGAAAAAGATCCTGATCATTGTCGAAGGTGTGTTCAGCATGGAGGGATCGATCGTCAAACTGCCGGAAATCGTAGCACTGAAGAAAAAGTACAAAGCATACATTTACCTGGACGAAGCACACAGCATTGGAGCCACCGGTCCATCGGGACGAGGTGTTCTCGATTTCTATGGCGTCGATCCTAATGATATTGATATTCTGATGGGAACATTCACCAAAAGTTTCGGATCAGCTGGCGGCTACATCGCTGGTAACAAA AAATTGATCAATTTCCTACGGGTGCACAGTCACGCGCATTGCTATGCTAGTTCAATGTCTCCTCCAGTCACGCAGCAGATTCTCACATCTATGAAAACTATCATGGGATTGGATGGCACTAACGAGGGAAGTAAGCGCATCGATCAGCTAGCCAGAAATACAAGATATTTCAGAAAACGACTCGCACAGATCGGGGTCATCACATATGGCCATGAAGATTCTCCAGTCGTTCCGATGCTGGTGTATCTTTTCTCTAAAATTGG CGCGGTAGTACGTACGCTAACGTCGCGTAACATTGCCGTCGTGGGTGTAGGATTCCCAGCAACACCCATCATGGAAGGGCGGATTCGCTTCTGCCTGTCGGCGGCACACACCAAAGAACAACTGGACTACGCCCTCTCGGTGATCGACGAGATCAGTGACACACTCGGACTCAAGTACTCGCGGAAACCGCGAGACACGCGAACAATAGAGTACTAA